Below is a window of Haloterrigena alkaliphila DNA.
CTGCGGAGATCGACGCCTCGCGGCAGGAGATCTCGACGATCGCTCGGGTCGGGTCGGCTTCGGCGGCCCGCGCCGTCACCGGCGCGTTCTCGCAACTGCACACCGGCCTGAACGACGAAGACTGTCGCTCCCGGCGCATCCCGACCGATATCCACGAGGACCTGAAGATCGTCGTCGGCCTCGTCCCCTACCACAAGGAGACCGAGGACGCCCACGAGGAGGCCGCCGACAGCCACATGTTCGAGTCGCGGATGGCCCACATCCACGGCCAACTGTCCGACATGCGCGACGCACTGCGGAACAACGAGTTCGACCGCGCGTTCGAACTCGCCGAACAGGACTCCCTCTCGCTGGCCGCGACCACGATGACCGGCCCCTCGGGGTGGGTCTACTGGCAGCCGGCGACGCTGAAGATCTTCAACACGGTGCGCAAACTCCGCGAGGAGGAGGATATCCCCGTCTACTTCTCGACCGACACCGGCGCCAGCGTCTACGTCAACACCACCGACGAACACGCCGACGAGGTCGAGGAAGCGATCTCGGACTGTGGCGTCTCCACGACCGTCTGGGACGTCGGCGGCCCCGCCAAGCTACTCGACGAGGACAAACACCTCTTTTAGGGTTCTGACCCCGTCGGAATCGATTCCGCTGGGCGACTCTTATAGTGGCGCCGCTCGTAGTCGTTGTCCATCCAATGGCCGATCTGGACAGGGACGATATGGCGATCCTCCACGTCCTGCAAGACGACGCGCGCAACACGACGACCGAGACGATCGGGGAGCGGGTCGACCTCGCCTCTAGCACCGTCGCCTCGCGGATCAACGACCTCGAGCGACGCGGCGTCATCACGGGCTACGCACCGGCGATCGATTACGAGAAGGCCGGGTTCGAGCAGCGGCTGATCCTCCTGGGAACCGTCCGTCCCGAGACCGACGACGAAGGGGTCGTCACGAAGGTGAGCGAGATCGAGAACGTGATCAGCGTCAGACGGTTGCTGGCCGACGAAGACGACCTCCACATCGAACTCGTGATTCGATCACAGGAGCGAGCGGAGGCGGTCGCGGACGAACTCCACGCACTCGGCGTCGAGATCACGAAGACGAGCGTCGTCGTGGAAGAGACCACCCGCGTCTTCGACCACTTCGGGGAGAAGTACACGAGCGACGGCTAATTTCGGAACGATTCCGCAAAAATCCGATCGCGTTCCGGCCAGTGTTGCGACGGGTTGAAAGGGACGACGGAAACTGTTCGGTGAGCGACGTTTTTTAGGCCTTTAAAGCGATACCCGTACTCGATGCCCGATCAGACTCACCCACCAGACGACCGCCGCGCACCGAGCGAGCGAGTCGTCGAGGCCGTCGCCACCGCATCCGGGACGTCACCGCTGGACTTCGAACCCACGCTCTACGATGTAGTCGACCCCGAGGCGCTGGACGCCCTCGTTCGATCCGGGACGGAGAACGTTCGGATCCAGTTTCGATACGGGGATCGGTCCGTCGTGGTTACCGGTACCGGTCACGTGGAGGTCTCGGCGTCGACTGAGGAGATTCCCTCGAGCGAGTGGCTCTCGCCTGACGAGTGACGGATATCTACCGAGTTCCGTCGTGAGAGACGTACTACTCTGATTTGATCTGCAGTCGGCGTGCTACTATACCGCTCGCGCCCGTAGCCGCCGCTATGCACGTCGTCGTCTGCGGCGCGGGCTACGCCGGGCTGACCCTGACGAAGCTACTCGAGTCCGACCTCCCGGCCGACGTCGCCCTCACGCTGGTCGACGAGTCGCCGGACCACCTCGTGCAGCACGAACTCCACCGCGTGATCCGGCGGCCGGCGCTGGCCAACGAGATCACGGTGTCGCTCCCCGCGGCCCTCGAGCGCGCGACGGTCCGGGTCGCCCGCGTCGAGAGTATCGACCGAAATCGACGGCTCGTGTCCCTGTCGGACGGCACGCTCGAGTACGATCTCCTGGCGATCTGTCTGGGCGCGCAGACCGCGTACTACGGCCTCGAGGGCGTCCCCGAGCACGGGTTTCCGTTGAAGCGGCTGGCCGACGCCCGTCGAATCCGGCGACGAGCGCTCGGGGCGCTTCGGGAGGACGACGGTCGGATCGTCGTCGGCGGTGCCGGTCTCTCCGGCGTTCAGGTCGCCGGCGAACTCGCGGCGCTGGCCCGCGAGGAGCACGGATCGGCGTCGATCACGCTCCTCGAGCAACTGGATCGCGTGGCGCCGGGGTTCCCCGACCCCTTCCAGCGCGCGGTCGAACGCGCGCTCGAGGACTCCGGGATCGAGATTCGAACGGAGACCGCCGTGGTCGGCGCCGACGAGGGCGGCGTTCGCCTCGAGTCGGGCGAGCGACTGCCAGCGGACCCCTTCGTCTGGACCGGCGGCATCCGCGGGGCCGACGCGTTCGACGGCGAGCGACCGGCCGTCGGGGCCGACCTCCGACTCGACGACCGGACGTTCGCGCTCGGCGACGCCGCGCGGGTGACCGACGCCGACGGGGAGGCGGTCCCGCCGAGCGCGCAAGGGGCCGTCCGCGAGGCCCGAACGGTGGCCGAGAACATCGAGCGACTCGTCGAGGCGCGGCGCGACGGCGTCGAACCGTCCGAACCGGACCTCGAGCAGTTTCGCTTCGACTCTCCGGGCTGGGCCGTCAGCGTCGGCGACGACGCGGTCGCCACGGTCGGCTCGCGAGTCCTAACGGGACGGGCCGCGAAGGCCCTCAAGGCGAGCGTCGGGGTGGGCTACCTCTCCGGCGTCGGCGGCGCCGGGAACGCGGCCGGCTTCGCCTACCGGGAGTTCGTTCCGGAGCGGTTCAGGCGGCGGTAGTCACTCTAGCCACTCGAGCGAGACGTCGAGTCCCTGATGCTCGCCGGCCTTCTGTAGTCGACGGCGTCCTCGGTCCGGGCGCCGTAGCTATCATCGGCGGGTGTCGTTCACGCGAAGAAAATAGGGTGTGTCCACGCGACGTCAGGAACCGAACGCGACCGGGGTCGTCCCGGCTCAGGGCGTTCGAGCGTAGCGGACCGCTCGCATCGCCGCGCTCATGGCGACGAGCGCGACGACGGCGATCGCGATCCACTGGCCCGTCTGAGTCGCGAGCGCGGCGGCGGTCCTGCCGAGGAGATCGACGCCGAACGCGCGACTCAGCGCGTAGAGGACGACGACGAGCCCGACGACGGCGACGACGGTCTGCAACACGGTTGACAGCAGCCATCGTCCGGGCGCGGGTGCGGGCTCACCCGGTCGATCGGCCGGCGGCCGCGACTCTCGAGCGCCGTCTCGGGATCGGTCGCTACCGGACTGTCGTGGCATGGGTGGTCACCCGTTTCGTCGGAGTCCGCGGTCGGCATTTACTATTCGGTGCGTATCCGACGGGACGCTCGAGCGGCGGTGCACCGGTGTCCGTTCCGGCGGTTTACTAGGTACTGTACGCGACGCTTATCAGAATATGGGGGAGGGTTCGACCGGCGGTGGGTCCGGCGATCCAACGACGTCAGGTCCAGCGATCCAGTCCCGTCTGCGTGACGCTCTCCTCGATGCGCTCGAAGCCGCGTTCGACTTCGCCCTCGTCGACGCTCCACTCCTCGCAGACGTACGCCCGGGCGGCCTCGAGGTCCGGGTCGAGATCCGTCTCGAACTCGTAGTCGTCGGTCACGTCGGGGTCTCGGAACAGTTGCCGGACGCGGTCGCCGTACTCGACGTGGTCGCCGCGGGCTTCGAGGACGCTCCAGAGGTCACCGTGTTCGGTGATCGCTTTGATGGCGGTTTTGGGACCGATTCCCGAGACGCCCTCGTTGAAGTCCGTCCCGATGAGGATCGCCGCGTCGATGAGTTGCTCGAGCGTGAGGTCGTGGTGGGCGAGCGTCGCCTCGAGATCCATCAGTTCGGGGTCGCCCTTGCTCGTTAGCTGGCGCAACGTCAGCGGAGCGCCGAACAGGAGGGCGTCGTAGTCCTCCGACCCCACGTAGTCGGCGTCGCCGCGGCGGACCATGTGGGCCGCCTGCGCCTCACCCTCCGCCGGCGCTTCGACGATCGGCACGTCGAGCAGTCGGAGGAGTTCGCGGCTGGTCTCCTGGATCGTCGGCGTCAGCCGCTGGGTCCGGGACTCGAGTTGCGCGATGGCGACCTCGTCGCCCTCCTCGCGAGCGGTCTCGAGTTGCTCCTCGTAGCTCCGGCGCTGCTCGCGCCGTGACTCGATTTCGTCTTCCTTCAGGTCGGAGGGACCGCCGTCGAAGACCATCACCGGCGTGATGTCGTTCTCGAAGAACTTGGGCAGGCCCTGGACGATCCCCACGAGGTTGGCGACCTCGGTGCCGTCAGCGGTCGTGTACGTCGCGCTGTCGGTCCACTTGACCGTCGTCGTCAGGTATCGGTAGAGCCAGTTGTGCGCGTCGACGGCGACGATGCCCTCGATCTCGGAGAAGGGTATCTCCTCGATGACGGCGATGTCCCGGAGTGCAGCGTTTCCCATTACCGCTTCCTTGGGCGGACTGGGATTTGTATCATTGGCTTCTTCGGTGACGACTGCTCGGTACGGTCGTTCACACGTCGTTCAACTCTGATTTCCGTGCAGATATCGTTTCAGTTGACTCGTCCGATATGCGGTGGCGCGCCCTGGACTGCGGTGAGCGAATAGCGAACCGCGGTCCGAAACCGTGCGAGGGATGAGTAAACGAACGAAGTGAGTGAGCGAATCGGCTGGGGAGGGTGTGGCGACTCCTTGCCGCCACGTTAGCAGGACACCATTCTGTTTTCCGTTTCGTTCCGCTCCGGTTTCCCGTCCGGTCCGAGAAGCTACGGACGAATTAGTCGGAAAACTACGGCGAAACCAACCGATAGGAACCGCTCGCTACTCTGTGCTACCGTGGCAACGGGGAGTTTCCACACCCTCCCCAGCCGATTCGCTCGCTCCCTATGGTCGCTCACTCATCCCTCGCGATTCGTGCTGCGTCTCGCTCCCGCTCGCCGCAGCACCGCGCGCCGAGGGTGAGGTGTTCCGTTCCCTAATCGCGCGGTCCGAATTCCGGCGGGTCACTCCCTTCGCGTGACTCGAGGAACTCCTCCTCCTCGTCGGAGAGGTCGCGCTCGCGAAATTCCTCGAGTCCCGACTGATAGCGCTCGCGCACATCCAGTTCGCCGCTGCGGTCGTCTCCGTCGTCGACGGGCGCCGGATGCTCGAGGACCAGTTCGGCGATGCCGGTCGTCTCGCCGGTGTAGCCGAAGTCGGTCCGGTAGAGGGCCTCGTAGGCGAAGGGGTTGTTGACGGCGATTCGAAGGCGATCGTAGCCGCGCTCGAGCGCGCGGTCGCGGACCCGCCGGAGGAGTTCGGGCCCGATTCCCTCGCCGCGCCGGTCGCGGGCGACGGTGACGTAGCGAAGCCACAGCGTCGTCTCGTCGGTGCGATCCTCGTTGAACGCGACGGCGGCGACGATCTCGCCGTCGTCGGTCCGCGAGACCGCCTTTCCCGTGTTCGTCATGACGAACTTGCCGGCGTAGCTGAACCGCTCGTGGTCGAGCCGGAGTTTCGGGCCGTCGGGCGGCCAGCCGAGCAGGTCGTACTCCACGCTCGGTCGTTCGGACGCCACCGACTAAGATTCCGGCGACTGCGCTGTCGATGCCGTGATCCGGCACGGGTCGCCGTTGGGCCCCTCCGTCCACAATTACCGTCGGCGAATGAAGGGGAAAGGGCTAACACCGCGGTATCGAGTAGGAACCGTGAGAATGGATCCCGAACAGTCGTCGACCGAGCCGACCGCGAACCCGGACGCCCTCGACGACGCCTTTCTGGCGCTTCGCGACCGCGACCGTCGGTTCGCCCTCTACTTCCTGCTCGAGCACGAGACGGCATCGGTCGCGGAACTCGCGGACGTCGTCACCGCCTGGAGCCACGCGGCCGACGGCGGGGTCATCGAACCCCAGTGTCGGAACCAGCGGTACCGCCGGCTCCTGCAAACGCACGTCCCGAAGCTGGCCGACGTCGGCGTCGTCGCCCACGACGAGGAGGCCGACCGGGTGTCGCTGGCGCCCTGTCCCGAGCCGATCCGTGAACTGGCGGCGCGAGCCTGCGCCGCGGAGACCGGCTCGTGACCGGCCGGCCGACTGCCGACGGGATCGCGACCGATCGGACCCGAACGGACCGGCGACCGACGGTCGAGCGCAACCGATGACGCTCTCCGAGTACTTCGATCGACTCGAGGCGCCCGCGCGGACGGTCACCGTCTACGCGCCCCCGCCGCGGCCCGATCTCGTCGACCGGATCGCGACCGAGACGGGGATCGACGCCGTCGACTACCGGGAACTTCCGGAAGCGACGCGGGACGATCAGGGATTTCTCGTCGTTCGCGAGGACGACGCGTTCGTCGCCGCGATCGGCCTGCCGGCCGTCCGGGAGTTCCTCGAGCCGCCGATCGTCGCCCCCTGGGCGGAGGGTGGCGACGACTCGTCGTATCGGCGCGTGATCGAGGTCTTCGAGACGACGGTGTGGAGCGCGCTCGAGCGGCGACAGCTGCTCGCGATCAGCCGCGAGATCGAGTCCCGCGCGTGGCGCGTGGGTAGCGGAACCCTCCGGGTCGGCTTCCAGCGGGCGGCGGCGCTCGAGGCGATGGTACCGGTGTACGTCCGCCTCGCGGGGGAGTCGTCGCTGGACGTCCACGTCTACATCGCCGACGACTGGGACCGACCGTCGGTCCCGGGCGTGACGATCCACGCCGACGCCGGGAGCGAAATCGGCGGCTACTGGTTTCTCACCTTCGATGGGAGCGGCGACCAGCTCTGGAACAGCGCCCTCCTGGCGAGAGAGCGCGATGCGGACAGCTTCGAGGGCTACTGGACCGACGACGCGCATCTCGTCGCGACTCTCGAGCGAGCGATCCTCGAGTGCGCGACCGACGGCGCGTAACGGCCGGGCCCGTGGATCTCAAAACCGATTGCGCCACCGACGGGTCCGCAGCACCTCGTCTTTCATCGCCGAACAGTGGTCCCGCGCGCTCCTCGTCGAACTCGTCGGCCAACACCTCGGCGCACTCTTCTCAGGAGACGTCGATCGACGACCAGTACTCGAGGACGCTGTCGCGGTCCCACCCTTCGGAGAGGTCGTCCAGGCCGTTCACGTCCTCGTCGACGACGCCGGTCAACCGATCGCCGTCGGCCGATTCCGTCGCGTCGTCCTCGAGGTCGCTGGACGTCAGGCTCGAGGTGCGGTAGACGGCCGAGCCGACCGCCCCGAGACCGACGACGTACGCCGGTCGGTCGTCGCCGGCCTCGACGTATCTGGTCGCGGTTTCGCTCATACGCGACGGTCGGGCCGTCACGTCGGAAGGGACAGCGCAAGAATTCGCAAGGAGGAGTCGCGTCGGATCGAAACCGCTGTCGATGCCGCTCGCCGCTCGAGTCGGTTCTCCCGTCACCTCCGCCCCACCGGGAAATTTCGAGACCGAGAGTGGCGGCGGATCTCCGCCGCCGATACTCTCGATATTCTTATGGTCAATTATTTTTATATACCCCGGTCATAGACAGTGTGTCGCATGACAGACTACAGCAGACGAACGGTTCTCACTGTCAGCGGTGGCGTCCTCGGCGGACTCGCGACCGGAACCACGGTCACGGCGGCCGCGCGGCGTGACCGATTCGTCGTCGAGACCCGCGGCGACGCCGACCTCGGCGGCCTCGAGGTCGTCCACGAGATGCCCGGCGTGACGTTCGCGGTCGTTCGCGGCGACGAATCCGAGCTGCGGCGGGCAGACGCCGTTCGGGACTACGCACCCGACATCGAACTCGAACTGGAGGAGCCGACCGTCAACGAGGCGGCGCCGACGGTCGACGCCGCGGACGCTCCGGACGACCCGCTGTACCCGTACCAGTGGGACAAACAGGCGCTGGACGTGCCGACGGCCCACGAGACGACCCGGGGCGAGGGGACTCGCGTCGCGATCATCGACACGGGAGTCGCCGCCGACCATCCCGACCTCGAGGTCGACGAGGAGCTCTCCCGGAACTTCACGGCCGACGAATTCGGCGCGGCGAACGCCGCGGGCGGCTATCACGGCACCCACGTCGGGGGAATCGTCGCCGCGGAGACCGACAACGGGAAGGGGGTCACCGGCACGGCGCCGGCGACCGACCTCGTCGACTGTCGGGTCTTCTCGCCGGACGCGACGGCGCTGTTCGGCGACATTCTCGCGGCGATGGTCTACAGCGCGACCATCGATGCCGACGTGGCGAACCTCAGCCTCGGCGCGTATCCGGTGCCGCGAAACGCCTACCGGGACGAGGACGGCGAGTTGGTGACCGGCCACGGGGACTTCTACGGGAAGGTCCTCACTAGCACGACGACGCACGTGAACCGCGAGGGCACGCTGCTCGTGATGGCCGCCGGGAACGCCGACGCGGACCTCCAGCACGACGGGAACGTCATCAGCCTCCCGAACGAGGCCGCCAGATCGTTCTCGGTCTCGGCGACCGGGCCGATCGGGTTCGGGCACGCGTTGGCCGACGACGCGCCCCTGCAGGCACCGCCGGAGAGTCCGGCGACCTACACGAACTACGGGACGAACGCGGTCGCGATCGGAGCCCCAGGCGGCGATTTCGACCAGTCCCTCGAGGAGGTGATCGGCGGGCTACCCGCGTTGTACTACGATCTGGTGTTCAGTACCATCTCCGAACCGGTGTACGAGCGGGACGAGGACGGCGAGTTGGTCGATATCGCCGACTACGAGCACTCCTACTCGTGGGCCGCCGGGACGTCCATGGCCGCCCCGCAGGTCGCGGGCGCCGCCGCGCTCGTCAAGAGCGTCAATCCGGAGTACGGCGCCAATCAGGTTCGATCGGCGCTCACGGAGGCGGCCGAGGTTCCCGACGGCTATGACAAGGAATTCTACGGCTCTGGATTCCTGAACATCCTCGACGCGCTATAGGGCGTCCCGGAACTCTCCTTGTGGCTGCCGCTCCGTCTTTCGAACTCGTTGCCGCCTCGCGAGCAGTCGCTCTCGAGGACGTGCTGCCGTAGAAAACGAAGTTACGCGACGCCGCTATCCGCGACGGTGCGAACCCGTATCAGTTCCGAACGACGTTCGTCGCTCGGGGGCCCTTGGGGGCCTGTTCGATGTCGAATTCGATCTCCGTGCCTTCCTCGAGGTCCGGACCGCCAACGTCTTCCATGTGGAAGAAAACGTCCTCGTCCGCGTCGTCAGTCTCGATGAAACCGTAGCCGCCAGTGTCGTTGAAGAAGTC
It encodes the following:
- the mvaD gene encoding phosphomevalonate decarboxylase MvaD is translated as MKATAMAHPIQGLVKYHGMRDEIERLPYHDSISLCTAPSHTRTTVEFSMDYEEDTFVVDGEELDGRAYERVEAVVEKAREKSDAAHTVYPVRLESENSFPSNVGLGSSSSGFAAAAMALADAAEIDASRQEISTIARVGSASAARAVTGAFSQLHTGLNDEDCRSRRIPTDIHEDLKIVVGLVPYHKETEDAHEEAADSHMFESRMAHIHGQLSDMRDALRNNEFDRAFELAEQDSLSLAATTMTGPSGWVYWQPATLKIFNTVRKLREEEDIPVYFSTDTGASVYVNTTDEHADEVEEAISDCGVSTTVWDVGGPAKLLDEDKHLF
- a CDS encoding Lrp/AsnC family transcriptional regulator; the encoded protein is MADLDRDDMAILHVLQDDARNTTTETIGERVDLASSTVASRINDLERRGVITGYAPAIDYEKAGFEQRLILLGTVRPETDDEGVVTKVSEIENVISVRRLLADEDDLHIELVIRSQERAEAVADELHALGVEITKTSVVVEETTRVFDHFGEKYTSDG
- a CDS encoding HalOD1 output domain-containing protein, which translates into the protein MPDQTHPPDDRRAPSERVVEAVATASGTSPLDFEPTLYDVVDPEALDALVRSGTENVRIQFRYGDRSVVVTGTGHVEVSASTEEIPSSEWLSPDE
- a CDS encoding NAD(P)/FAD-dependent oxidoreductase, giving the protein MHVVVCGAGYAGLTLTKLLESDLPADVALTLVDESPDHLVQHELHRVIRRPALANEITVSLPAALERATVRVARVESIDRNRRLVSLSDGTLEYDLLAICLGAQTAYYGLEGVPEHGFPLKRLADARRIRRRALGALREDDGRIVVGGAGLSGVQVAGELAALAREEHGSASITLLEQLDRVAPGFPDPFQRAVERALEDSGIEIRTETAVVGADEGGVRLESGERLPADPFVWTGGIRGADAFDGERPAVGADLRLDDRTFALGDAARVTDADGEAVPPSAQGAVREARTVAENIERLVEARRDGVEPSEPDLEQFRFDSPGWAVSVGDDAVATVGSRVLTGRAAKALKASVGVGYLSGVGGAGNAAGFAYREFVPERFRRR
- the fen gene encoding flap endonuclease-1, with product MGNAALRDIAVIEEIPFSEIEGIVAVDAHNWLYRYLTTTVKWTDSATYTTADGTEVANLVGIVQGLPKFFENDITPVMVFDGGPSDLKEDEIESRREQRRSYEEQLETAREEGDEVAIAQLESRTQRLTPTIQETSRELLRLLDVPIVEAPAEGEAQAAHMVRRGDADYVGSEDYDALLFGAPLTLRQLTSKGDPELMDLEATLAHHDLTLEQLIDAAILIGTDFNEGVSGIGPKTAIKAITEHGDLWSVLEARGDHVEYGDRVRQLFRDPDVTDDYEFETDLDPDLEAARAYVCEEWSVDEGEVERGFERIEESVTQTGLDRWT
- a CDS encoding GNAT family N-acetyltransferase, with the translated sequence MEYDLLGWPPDGPKLRLDHERFSYAGKFVMTNTGKAVSRTDDGEIVAAVAFNEDRTDETTLWLRYVTVARDRRGEGIGPELLRRVRDRALERGYDRLRIAVNNPFAYEALYRTDFGYTGETTGIAELVLEHPAPVDDGDDRSGELDVRERYQSGLEEFRERDLSDEEEEFLESREGSDPPEFGPRD
- a CDS encoding DUF7344 domain-containing protein; translated protein: MDPEQSSTEPTANPDALDDAFLALRDRDRRFALYFLLEHETASVAELADVVTAWSHAADGGVIEPQCRNQRYRRLLQTHVPKLADVGVVAHDEEADRVSLAPCPEPIRELAARACAAETGS
- a CDS encoding DICT sensory domain-containing protein, which produces MTLSEYFDRLEAPARTVTVYAPPPRPDLVDRIATETGIDAVDYRELPEATRDDQGFLVVREDDAFVAAIGLPAVREFLEPPIVAPWAEGGDDSSYRRVIEVFETTVWSALERRQLLAISREIESRAWRVGSGTLRVGFQRAAALEAMVPVYVRLAGESSLDVHVYIADDWDRPSVPGVTIHADAGSEIGGYWFLTFDGSGDQLWNSALLARERDADSFEGYWTDDAHLVATLERAILECATDGA
- a CDS encoding S8 family serine peptidase, whose translation is MTDYSRRTVLTVSGGVLGGLATGTTVTAAARRDRFVVETRGDADLGGLEVVHEMPGVTFAVVRGDESELRRADAVRDYAPDIELELEEPTVNEAAPTVDAADAPDDPLYPYQWDKQALDVPTAHETTRGEGTRVAIIDTGVAADHPDLEVDEELSRNFTADEFGAANAAGGYHGTHVGGIVAAETDNGKGVTGTAPATDLVDCRVFSPDATALFGDILAAMVYSATIDADVANLSLGAYPVPRNAYRDEDGELVTGHGDFYGKVLTSTTTHVNREGTLLVMAAGNADADLQHDGNVISLPNEAARSFSVSATGPIGFGHALADDAPLQAPPESPATYTNYGTNAVAIGAPGGDFDQSLEEVIGGLPALYYDLVFSTISEPVYERDEDGELVDIADYEHSYSWAAGTSMAAPQVAGAAALVKSVNPEYGANQVRSALTEAAEVPDGYDKEFYGSGFLNILDAL
- a CDS encoding cold-shock protein, producing the protein MANGKVDFFNDTGGYGFIETDDADEDVFFHMEDVGGPDLEEGTEIEFDIEQAPKGPRATNVVRN